A single genomic interval of Mycteria americana isolate JAX WOST 10 ecotype Jacksonville Zoo and Gardens chromosome 20, USCA_MyAme_1.0, whole genome shotgun sequence harbors:
- the ANKS1A gene encoding ankyrin repeat and SAM domain-containing protein 1A isoform X14 codes for MVMTMMWQCHLSSSECRCYRLNGFSLFKRLPIPLSSGSRMLEQSVGEWLESIGLQQYESKLLLNGFDDVRFLGCNVMEDQDLRDIGIGDPQHRRKLLQAARSLPKLKPLGCDGNSQPSVPAWLDSLGLQDYVQSFLSSGYSSIDTVKNLWELEIVNVLKVNLLGHRKRIIASLADRPYEEPPAKPPRFSQLRCQDLMSQTSSPLSQNDSCTGRSADLLLPSGDTGKRQHDRGTEVAPYSRAERYKAQEDRRESKLTLRPPSLAAPYAPVQNWQHQPEKLIFESCGYEANYLGSMLIKDLRGTESTQDACAKMRKSTEHMKKIPTIILSITYKGVKFIDASNKNVIAEHEIRNISCAAQDPEDLCTFAYITKDLQTSHHYCHVFSTVDVNLTYEIILTLGQAFEVAYQLALQAQRAKPLGAAAGEMIETKSSKPVPKPRAGMRKSAVPLPPDTRCCYCHTCTTHRPSYLPLQSVSPGAKLEPPEVDQDSQSHASVSWVVDPKQDPKRTLSTNRERQILGNNFLQCEKPCRVSLHPLF; via the exons ATGGTAATGACTATGATGTGGCAATGCCATCTGTCTTCCTCAGAGTGCCGCTGCTACCGCCTTAACGGTTTTTCCCTTTTCAAGCGTCTGCCGATTCCTCTCTCGTCAGGTTCGCGGATGCTGGAGCAGAGTGTCGGGGAGTGGCTGGAGTCCATTGGCCTGCAGCAATATGAGAGTAAGCTGCTTTTGAACGGCTTTGATGATGTCCGCTTCCTG GGCTGTAATGTCATGGAAGACCAGGACCTTCGGGACATCGGGATCGGTGACCCGCAGCACCGTCGGAAGCTCCTCCAGGCTGCTCGCTCCCTCCCGAAG TTGAAACCCCTTGGCTGCGATGGGAACAGCCAGCCTTCGGTTCCCGCATGGCTCGACTCTTTGGGGCTGCAGGATTATGTTCAGTCCTTCCTCTCGAGTGGCTACAGCTCTATTGACACTGTGAAAAACCTCTGGGAGCTTGAAATAGTAAAT GTGCTGAAAGTGAATCTGCTCGGCCATCGGAAGAGGATCATCGCCTCCCTGGCAGACAGACCCTACGAGGAGCCACCGGCAAAGCCGCCGCGGTTCTCGCAGCTGAGA TGCCAGGACTTGATGTCCCAGACATCATCGCCCCTGAGCCAGAACGACTCCTGCACGGGCAGATCTGCCGATCTCCTGCTGCCCTCCGGGGACACCGGGAAGAGGCAACACGACCGCGGCACCGAGGTTGCTCCCTACTCCAGAGCTGAGCGCTACAAAGCACAG GAGGACCGTCGGGAGTCAAAGCTGACCCTGcgcccccccagcctggctgccccgTATGCCCCAGTCCAAAACTGGCAGCACCAGCCGGAGAAGCTCATCTTCGAGTCCTGCGGGTACGAGGCCAAC TACTTGGGCTCCATGTTGATCAAAGACCTCCGAGGGACGGAGTCTACGCAGGACGCCTGTGCCAAGATGAGG AAATCCACAGAGCATATGAAGAAGATCCCGACCATAATACTGTCCATCACGTACAAAGGGGTGAAGTTCATCGATGCCTCTAACAAG AATGTCATTGCTGAGCACGAGATCCGGAACATCTCCTGCGCTGCTCAGGACCCTGAGGATCTCTGCACGTTCGCCTACATCACCAAGGACCTGCAGACCAGCCACCACTACTGCCACGTCTTCAGCACCGTGGATGTG AACCTGACGTACGAGATCATCCTCACGTTGGGGCAGGCGTTCGAGGTTGCCTACCAGCTGGCCCTCCAAGCCCAGAGAGCGAAgcctctgggtgctgcagcaggagaaatGATCGAAACAAAATCTTCCAAACCGGTGCCTAAACCACGAGCCGGCATGAGGAAATCTGCA GTGCCGCTCCCTCCCGACACTCGCTGTTGTTACTGTCACACCTGTACAACACACCGCCCCTCCTACCTGCCGCTGCAGTCTGTTAGTCCCGGAGCTAAG CTGGAGCCCCCTGAAGTGGACCAAGACTCCCAGTCTCATGCCAGTGTCTCCTGGGTCGTGGACCCCAAACAGGACCCCAAGCGGACCCTCAGCACTAA